The Streptomyces sp. NL15-2K genome contains a region encoding:
- a CDS encoding ATP-binding protein: protein MDKPAEMFDRDYEWSALGRFITDPQPGATLGVVSGRRRQGKTFLLDAACRAAGGFYFGATEATDAESLRRISTALTDHVRPASPFHFANWSEAVDALLALGSERPVPVVIDEFPYLAKANPELPSIIQEALRPLRDQRTDSRTRLLLCGSALSFMGRLLSGNAPLRGRAGLELVVRPLDHRLAANFWGITDPHLAMRVNAIVGGTPAYRREFARGDTPKGPDDFDDWVVRTVLNPETPLFREARYLLAEEPDLRDTALYLSVLAAVADGNATRGGMAGYLERKATDIAHPINVLEDAGLLHRDADAFRDNRPTYRIAEPLIGFYHAIMRPVWDQLERPGSATRVWQASRRRFVSNVLGPHFEQVCRDWALHHADPELLGGLPARVGHGVVHDSKARIGHEIDVAAIGIADGVKPPLLAIGEAKWNDTMGMAHIDRLRHIRDLVAQAARYDTSGTRLLCFSGAGFNDKARAVAEADPDVQLIDLATLYGQI from the coding sequence GTGGACAAGCCTGCCGAGATGTTCGACCGGGACTACGAGTGGTCGGCCCTGGGGCGATTCATCACCGATCCGCAGCCGGGCGCGACTCTCGGTGTGGTCTCCGGACGCCGCCGCCAGGGCAAGACGTTCCTGCTGGACGCCGCGTGCCGCGCCGCCGGAGGGTTCTATTTCGGTGCGACCGAAGCTACGGACGCCGAGTCGCTGCGGAGGATCAGCACCGCGCTGACCGATCACGTCCGACCCGCCAGCCCGTTCCACTTCGCCAACTGGTCAGAGGCTGTCGACGCGCTTCTCGCCCTCGGCTCCGAACGTCCCGTCCCGGTGGTGATCGACGAGTTTCCGTACCTCGCCAAGGCCAACCCGGAGCTGCCCTCGATCATCCAGGAGGCACTGCGTCCCCTGCGCGACCAACGCACCGACTCGCGCACTCGGCTGCTGCTGTGCGGCTCGGCGCTGTCCTTCATGGGCCGACTGCTGTCGGGCAACGCCCCCCTGCGTGGACGGGCGGGTCTGGAACTGGTCGTCCGCCCCCTCGACCACCGCCTCGCCGCGAATTTCTGGGGCATCACCGATCCCCACCTGGCCATGAGGGTCAACGCGATCGTCGGTGGCACTCCCGCTTACCGGCGCGAGTTCGCCCGCGGCGACACTCCCAAGGGGCCGGACGACTTCGACGACTGGGTTGTCCGCACCGTCCTCAATCCCGAGACCCCCCTCTTCCGCGAGGCCCGATACCTACTCGCCGAAGAACCCGACCTTCGCGACACCGCCCTGTACCTGTCCGTCCTGGCCGCCGTCGCCGACGGCAACGCCACACGCGGTGGCATGGCCGGCTATCTGGAACGCAAGGCCACGGACATCGCGCACCCCATCAACGTCCTCGAAGACGCAGGACTGCTACACCGCGACGCGGACGCCTTCCGCGACAACCGGCCCACGTATCGCATCGCCGAGCCGCTGATCGGCTTCTACCACGCCATCATGCGGCCGGTCTGGGACCAGCTCGAGCGCCCCGGCAGCGCGACACGGGTCTGGCAGGCCAGCCGCCGGCGCTTTGTGAGCAATGTTCTGGGACCCCATTTCGAACAGGTCTGCCGCGACTGGGCCCTCCATCACGCCGACCCCGAACTTCTGGGCGGTCTGCCTGCCCGCGTTGGCCATGGCGTGGTCCACGACTCCAAGGCCCGTATCGGCCATGAGATCGACGTGGCGGCCATCGGCATTGCCGACGGCGTCAAACCACCACTCCTGGCCATCGGGGAGGCCAAGTGGAACGACACCATGGGCATGGCCCACATCGACCGCCTCCGGCATATCCGCGACCTCGTCGCGCAGGCCGCACGCTACGACACGAGCGGCACCCGGCTCCTCTGCTTCAGCGGAGCCGGCTTCAACGACAAGGCACGAGCCGTTGCCGAGGCCGACCCCGACGTCCAGCTGATCGACCTGGCAACCCTCTACGGTCAGATCTGA
- a CDS encoding plasmid pRiA4b ORF-3 family protein, whose amino-acid sequence MGETVGRAVEQVRALVGWVGAGRKLTQTGRVTLADARALVEVLDTGDRMDPVIGDRTFKTKSSEELYHLTLLVEWAKAARLLRTAGGRLLPVKKNAKLLDRPGELRGALFAALPHIGPAVTASGWLESLFRHEYDRGLRALLHRLYAATTPVPLGDLYEVVWQAVSPLYMLDDLSPDRLGHLRAAGDHDIQRVLKALVSLGAVRLTEDSAELTADGRTETARMLGRPEPGDAVLRILVELADVDGPRVWRQLLVPASIRLDRLHSVIQAAMGWQNCHMHAFTIDGVQYGRPGGELGFRDERTATLAALLKPGAHFVYTYDFGDSWEHLITVEHFQTASAGLHCPYCVDGAGACPPEDCGGAPGYSDLKVILADPAHEEHHAMLEWLGLRSATEFVPDRFAPDEANTRLLRLTAP is encoded by the coding sequence ATGGGCGAGACAGTGGGCAGGGCCGTCGAGCAGGTGCGCGCGCTGGTCGGTTGGGTCGGTGCGGGCCGCAAGCTGACCCAGACCGGCCGTGTGACGCTCGCCGACGCGCGAGCACTGGTGGAGGTTCTGGACACCGGCGACCGGATGGACCCGGTGATCGGGGACCGTACGTTCAAGACGAAGTCCAGCGAGGAGCTGTACCACCTCACGCTGCTGGTCGAGTGGGCCAAGGCGGCACGACTGCTGCGGACCGCGGGCGGGCGCCTGCTGCCGGTGAAGAAGAACGCCAAGCTGCTGGACCGCCCCGGCGAGCTGCGAGGCGCGCTGTTCGCCGCGCTCCCGCACATCGGCCCGGCCGTGACGGCCTCCGGCTGGCTGGAATCCCTGTTCAGGCACGAGTACGACCGGGGCCTGCGGGCGTTGCTGCACCGCCTGTACGCGGCCACGACCCCGGTGCCGCTCGGTGACCTGTACGAGGTGGTGTGGCAGGCGGTCAGCCCGCTGTACATGCTCGACGATCTGTCCCCCGACCGCCTGGGGCATCTGCGGGCCGCGGGCGACCACGACATCCAACGGGTCCTGAAGGCCCTCGTCTCCCTTGGCGCTGTCCGTCTCACGGAGGACAGCGCCGAGTTGACGGCGGACGGCCGTACCGAGACGGCCCGGATGCTCGGCCGGCCCGAGCCCGGCGACGCGGTGTTGCGGATCCTCGTCGAGCTCGCCGACGTGGACGGCCCCCGGGTCTGGCGGCAGCTGCTGGTGCCCGCCTCGATCCGGCTGGACCGGCTTCACTCCGTGATCCAGGCCGCGATGGGCTGGCAGAACTGTCACATGCACGCGTTCACCATCGACGGCGTCCAGTACGGCCGTCCCGGCGGCGAACTCGGATTCCGCGACGAGCGCACCGCCACGCTGGCCGCCTTGCTCAAACCCGGCGCCCACTTCGTGTACACGTACGACTTCGGGGACTCCTGGGAGCACCTCATCACCGTGGAGCACTTCCAGACAGCCTCAGCCGGGCTGCACTGTCCGTACTGCGTGGACGGCGCCGGGGCGTGTCCGCCCGAGGACTGCGGCGGCGCCCCCGGCTACAGCGACCTCAAAGTGATCCTCGCCGACCCGGCGCATGAGGAACACCACGCCATGCTGGAGTGGCTCGGACTTCGGTCCGCCACGGAATTCGTCCCTGACCGTTTCGCACCGGACGAGGCCAACACTCGGCTGCTGCGCCTCACGGCACCCTGA
- a CDS encoding helicase-associated domain-containing protein, with protein sequence MQRKDPPPQRRTVSAVAAVLDGGDFYPHEAISAFAWPMLLQAGGLAQLTGGRLELTTRGRAALTRPPHLTIAQLWQRWLNNSFLDEFSRVEEIKGQRSANVLTAVKPRRKLVGQALPRLTPGEWTSVDSLFTDMRAAGLNPVVHRSERALWKLYLEDPQYGSLGYDGYHGWSLLQGRYTLAVLFEYAATLGLIDIEYVPPVGARDDYQENWGGDYLDQLSRYDGLSALRLNPLGAHAVGLTSDYTPAEAPAPAVPTGSVTVLANFDIVALDGLSSADTLLLNAFSEQKTDRVRTLTTASLLHALDRGHTLDELRGYLNQAARHSVPQTVTTLLDDTGRRTGRIRDTGQTHLIECADEALAALITSDRRLRALCTRIGERHLAVSPDRLPAFRKAVLAMGYPLA encoded by the coding sequence GTGCAGCGAAAAGACCCGCCGCCCCAGCGCCGCACCGTCTCGGCGGTCGCCGCGGTCCTGGACGGCGGCGACTTCTATCCGCACGAGGCCATCTCCGCCTTCGCCTGGCCGATGCTGCTCCAGGCAGGCGGCCTCGCCCAGCTCACCGGCGGCCGGCTGGAACTGACCACGCGCGGACGGGCCGCGCTGACCCGGCCACCGCACCTGACCATTGCTCAGCTGTGGCAACGCTGGTTGAACAACAGCTTCCTGGACGAGTTCTCCCGCGTCGAGGAGATCAAGGGCCAGCGCTCGGCGAATGTCCTGACCGCCGTCAAACCGCGCCGCAAGCTCGTCGGCCAAGCGCTGCCCCGCCTCACCCCGGGTGAGTGGACGTCCGTCGACAGCCTGTTCACGGACATGCGCGCGGCCGGTCTGAATCCGGTCGTCCACCGCAGTGAACGCGCCCTGTGGAAGCTGTACCTGGAGGATCCGCAGTACGGCAGCCTCGGCTACGACGGCTATCACGGCTGGTCCCTCCTCCAGGGCCGTTACACCCTGGCGGTGCTCTTCGAGTACGCCGCCACGCTCGGCCTCATCGACATCGAGTACGTCCCTCCGGTGGGCGCCCGCGATGACTACCAGGAGAACTGGGGCGGCGACTACCTCGACCAGCTCAGCCGCTACGACGGCCTGTCCGCACTCCGCCTCAATCCCCTGGGCGCCCATGCCGTCGGCCTCACGAGCGACTACACCCCTGCCGAGGCCCCCGCCCCGGCCGTCCCGACGGGCAGCGTCACCGTCCTGGCGAACTTCGACATCGTCGCCCTCGACGGGCTGTCTTCCGCCGACACACTCCTCCTGAACGCCTTCTCCGAGCAGAAAACCGACCGGGTCCGGACGCTCACCACCGCTTCTCTCCTGCACGCCCTCGACCGCGGGCACACTCTCGACGAACTCCGTGGCTACCTGAACCAGGCCGCCCGGCACTCCGTGCCCCAGACCGTCACCACCCTGCTCGACGACACCGGCCGCCGCACCGGCCGAATCCGCGATACAGGGCAGACCCATCTCATCGAGTGCGCGGACGAGGCACTGGCCGCCCTCATCACCAGCGACCGCCGCCTGCGCGCGCTGTGTACCCGAATCGGCGAGCGCCACCTCGCGGTCTCCCCCGACCGTCTGCCGGCGTTCCGCAAGGCCGTCCTGGCCATGGGCTACCCGCTGGCCTGA
- a CDS encoding DNA-binding protein, whose product MARRKLSHEGTLVLDCEGLSKFVSDHEPVVALIAEARKRGMEVVISALTIIEAVHRRTDKARLAWILSGVRIVHIGDEEAKAASAMLINAGLHGHKYAIDAAVAEMALRQRRPVVVLTSDIDDMTKLCGDRVRLVAV is encoded by the coding sequence GTGGCCCGCCGCAAGCTGAGCCACGAAGGCACCCTTGTTCTCGACTGTGAGGGCCTGTCGAAGTTCGTCAGTGATCACGAGCCCGTCGTCGCCCTCATCGCCGAAGCCCGCAAGCGGGGCATGGAGGTGGTCATCAGCGCACTCACCATCATCGAAGCGGTGCATCGCCGGACCGACAAGGCGCGGCTCGCCTGGATCCTGTCCGGCGTGCGGATCGTGCACATCGGCGACGAGGAGGCCAAGGCCGCCTCAGCCATGCTGATCAACGCTGGGCTGCATGGTCACAAATACGCGATCGATGCCGCCGTGGCCGAAATGGCGTTGCGGCAGCGCCGCCCGGTGGTCGTGCTGACCTCGGACATCGATGACATGACCAAGCTCTGCGGCGACAGAGTGCGCCTCGTCGCCGTGTAG